In Desulfovibrionales bacterium, the following proteins share a genomic window:
- a CDS encoding peroxiredoxin, giving the protein MSGKKGTWFILVIGFTLFSFISPAYGLSDVYRENIYQVGDLKPRDSVPKLKVGDPAPDFTLPAVSGGKVSLSHYRGKKHVVISFVPAAWTPVCSDQWPGYSIVKDIFDQNDAVIIGITVDNIPTLYAWTRQMGELWFPVLSDFWPHGAVANSYGVLRSDGVSERALFIIDKKGAIRYIDVHDINQRPDLGVLIQEMEKLNRAYPR; this is encoded by the coding sequence ATGTCCGGTAAAAAAGGAACCTGGTTCATACTCGTAATTGGATTTACCCTATTTTCGTTTATCTCGCCGGCCTACGGGCTCTCAGATGTGTACAGGGAGAATATTTACCAGGTCGGAGACTTAAAGCCGCGGGACAGCGTGCCCAAACTCAAGGTGGGCGACCCTGCCCCTGACTTTACCCTGCCGGCCGTCTCCGGAGGAAAGGTATCACTTAGCCATTACCGGGGGAAAAAGCACGTGGTCATCTCATTCGTTCCTGCTGCCTGGACGCCGGTCTGTTCAGATCAGTGGCCCGGGTACAGCATCGTAAAGGATATTTTTGACCAAAACGATGCCGTAATTATAGGGATTACCGTAGACAATATACCTACGCTCTATGCCTGGACCAGACAGATGGGGGAGCTATGGTTCCCGGTCCTTTCTGATTTCTGGCCCCATGGAGCAGTAGCAAACAGTTATGGTGTGCTGCGTTCTGACGGGGTCTCGGAAAGGGCCTTATTTATAATCGATAAAAAAGGCGCCATTCGTTATATAGACGTACATGATATCAATCAAAGGCCGGACCTCGGGGTCCTTATCCAGGAGATGGAAAAACTAAACCGTGCCTATCCCCGGTAA
- a CDS encoding DEAD/DEAH box helicase, translated as MSFQRFNLDPRLLRAVAASGYTIPTEIQSQAIPVAMEGRDLMASAQTGTGKTAVFVLAALQRLVAPPTLRGRGARVLVLTPTRELALQVTQTVHQLGRFTQPRAGAIVGGVPYDAQEKLLRMPLDFLVATPGRLIDHMQRGRVDFSRVELFVLDEADRMLDMGFIDDVERIASAVPKSRQTMLFSATLEGGVQGIAPRLLRDPARIELARVKERHASIEQRMHCADGLGHKQALLAHLLGDREVSQAIVFTATKRGAEQVAAILAAQGHACAALHGDMSQGARNRTMERMRRGGVRVLVATDVAARGLDIKSVSHVINFDLPMRAEDYVHRIGRTGRCGLSGIAVSLVSPQDRDKLACIEHYTGQHLDRQVIPGLEPVIPEPRKGQGSSCGRAFKAQGTRRNYRTSGRFAQKAKSRH; from the coding sequence TTGTCGTTTCAAAGATTCAATCTCGATCCACGTTTGTTGCGCGCTGTCGCAGCAAGCGGTTACACCATTCCCACTGAGATCCAGAGCCAGGCTATCCCGGTAGCCATGGAAGGCCGCGACCTGATGGCCTCGGCACAGACCGGTACGGGAAAGACAGCGGTGTTCGTGCTGGCTGCGCTCCAACGGCTGGTCGCGCCCCCAACGCTTCGGGGCCGTGGCGCGCGGGTGCTGGTGCTTACGCCCACCCGGGAACTGGCGCTTCAGGTCACCCAGACTGTCCATCAACTCGGTCGTTTTACCCAACCACGGGCCGGCGCTATTGTTGGCGGTGTCCCCTACGACGCTCAGGAAAAATTGCTCCGCATGCCCCTGGATTTTCTTGTCGCTACCCCGGGTCGTCTTATTGACCACATGCAGCGCGGGCGGGTGGATTTTTCCCGTGTAGAGCTCTTTGTTCTGGATGAGGCCGACCGGATGCTCGATATGGGCTTCATCGACGATGTAGAACGTATTGCCTCGGCAGTCCCCAAGTCCCGGCAGACAATGTTGTTCTCGGCAACGCTTGAGGGCGGTGTACAGGGTATTGCCCCCCGGCTCCTTCGGGACCCGGCGCGCATCGAATTGGCGCGGGTGAAGGAGAGGCATGCCTCCATCGAACAGCGGATGCACTGCGCCGATGGTCTTGGGCACAAACAGGCCCTGCTGGCTCATCTGCTTGGCGACCGGGAGGTTTCACAGGCCATTGTCTTTACTGCGACCAAGCGGGGCGCCGAACAAGTGGCGGCGATTCTTGCCGCCCAAGGACATGCCTGCGCCGCCCTTCACGGCGACATGAGTCAGGGCGCGCGCAACCGCACCATGGAACGTATGCGGCGTGGAGGAGTGAGGGTTCTGGTGGCTACCGACGTGGCCGCACGAGGCCTGGACATCAAAAGCGTGAGCCATGTCATTAATTTCGACTTGCCCATGAGGGCGGAGGACTATGTCCACCGTATCGGGCGGACCGGCCGTTGCGGGTTATCGGGAATTGCCGTATCCCTGGTCAGTCCCCAGGACAGGGACAAGCTGGCGTGCATCGAACATTACACGGGCCAGCACCTGGACCGGCAGGTGATTCCGGGTCTGGAGCCGGTTATCCCGGAGCCGCGCAAAGGCCAGGGGTCTAGCTGCGGCCGCGCCTTTAAAGCGCAGGGTACACGCAGAAACTATAGAACGTCCGGGCGCTTCGCGCAAAAGGCGAAGTCCCGGCATTAA
- a CDS encoding heavy metal translocating P-type ATPase, producing MADQVMVHTKDKSGDEKTTISVGGMTCAACVRRVESALKSAHGVTEANVNLATARATLTHSPEWSGVEELRKILSDTGYEFLGVLGEISGDPAEAARKKEIKELKVKLYVGVVLSILIHAGSMQHWFPFLQSIPRQTMLFSLLILATPVMFWVGSRFYVGALKAARQKTTDMNTLVAVGTLSAYLYSAVATFWPDFFTRAGIAPHIYFDGAAMIITLVILGRFLEARAKGKTSAAIKKLMGLKPRTARVIRDDKEMDIPIEALVKEDIVLVRPGEKIATDGMVISGASGVDESMLTGESLPVTKQAGSEVFAGTLNKSGSFTFKAVKVGAETALAQIIRLVEEAQGSKAPIQRFADKVASVFVPVVFTIAVITFIIWYFLVPEPILSRALLNFVSVLIIACPCAMGLATPTAVMVGTGLGAENGILFKGGESLEKAYKLTTIVFDKTGTLTKGEPEVTDILPAGGLQPKDVLRIAVSIEALSEHPLAQAIVERGRREEVSPYPVHDFEALSGLGAKATFNGKNVSLGNLRLMEKEQVAMQGLDQNAKRLAGEGKTCVFVVEEETAAGLIALSDVPRESARDTVSALKRMGLHVAMITGDNEKTARAIGRAVGIDQVMAEILPADKAREIRRLQEQGQVVAMVGDGINDAPALTTADIGIAIGAGTDVAIEASDITLITDDLRLVPTAIKLSSQTMKVIKQNLFWAFFYNSLGIPIAAGILYPFFGILLNPVFAAAAMAMSSVSVVGNSLRLRRLWMRSYFGRR from the coding sequence TTGGCTGACCAGGTCATGGTCCATACCAAAGACAAGAGCGGCGACGAAAAGACCACTATTTCTGTGGGCGGCATGACCTGCGCCGCCTGCGTACGGCGTGTAGAATCAGCCTTGAAATCAGCCCATGGCGTCACAGAAGCCAATGTAAACCTGGCCACAGCACGGGCTACCTTAACCCACAGCCCGGAATGGTCCGGAGTAGAAGAACTAAGAAAAATACTCTCTGACACAGGATACGAGTTCTTAGGTGTCCTGGGTGAGATATCTGGAGACCCGGCCGAGGCGGCCCGAAAAAAAGAGATAAAAGAACTTAAAGTAAAATTATACGTGGGCGTGGTTCTCAGCATCCTTATCCATGCGGGTTCCATGCAACATTGGTTCCCATTCCTTCAATCCATTCCCAGACAGACCATGCTCTTTTCTCTCCTTATCCTTGCCACGCCGGTGATGTTCTGGGTAGGGAGCCGCTTTTATGTGGGCGCCCTCAAGGCCGCCAGACAAAAAACAACGGATATGAATACCCTGGTGGCCGTGGGCACCCTATCCGCCTACCTCTATTCTGCCGTGGCTACCTTCTGGCCTGATTTTTTTACGCGTGCCGGTATCGCGCCACATATCTATTTTGACGGCGCAGCCATGATTATTACTCTGGTTATCCTGGGCCGCTTTCTGGAAGCCCGGGCCAAAGGAAAGACTTCTGCCGCTATAAAGAAGCTGATGGGGCTTAAGCCAAGGACGGCCCGTGTTATCCGGGATGACAAGGAGATGGACATCCCTATTGAGGCCCTCGTGAAAGAGGATATTGTCCTGGTGCGGCCGGGAGAAAAGATCGCCACGGACGGCATGGTTATCTCCGGGGCCTCCGGGGTAGACGAATCCATGCTTACCGGAGAAAGCCTGCCTGTGACCAAGCAGGCCGGGAGCGAAGTATTTGCCGGCACGTTGAACAAGAGCGGGAGTTTCACCTTCAAAGCCGTTAAAGTGGGCGCGGAGACTGCCCTGGCCCAGATCATCCGATTGGTCGAAGAGGCCCAGGGTTCTAAAGCGCCCATCCAGCGATTCGCAGATAAGGTGGCGTCTGTCTTTGTCCCGGTGGTATTCACTATAGCCGTGATCACCTTTATTATCTGGTACTTTCTTGTCCCGGAACCGATCCTTAGCCGCGCCCTCCTGAATTTTGTATCCGTCCTGATCATTGCCTGCCCCTGTGCCATGGGCCTGGCTACACCCACGGCGGTCATGGTGGGAACCGGCTTAGGGGCTGAAAACGGCATCCTGTTCAAAGGCGGTGAAAGCCTGGAAAAGGCGTACAAGCTTACAACGATTGTCTTTGACAAGACAGGGACATTGACCAAGGGAGAGCCGGAGGTCACGGATATACTACCGGCAGGGGGCCTGCAACCAAAAGACGTTCTCAGGATCGCGGTATCCATTGAGGCCCTCTCCGAACATCCGCTCGCCCAGGCCATCGTGGAAAGAGGCCGGCGGGAAGAGGTGTCCCCCTACCCTGTCCATGACTTCGAGGCCCTCTCCGGTCTCGGGGCTAAAGCCACCTTTAACGGCAAGAATGTATCCCTTGGGAACCTTCGGCTCATGGAGAAAGAGCAAGTAGCGATGCAAGGTTTGGATCAGAACGCCAAAAGGCTCGCTGGCGAAGGAAAGACCTGTGTTTTCGTGGTCGAAGAAGAAACAGCGGCCGGCCTTATTGCCCTTTCCGATGTCCCCAGGGAATCTGCCCGGGATACGGTTTCGGCCCTTAAGCGTATGGGGCTGCATGTGGCCATGATTACCGGAGATAATGAGAAGACCGCCCGCGCCATAGGCCGGGCCGTGGGCATCGATCAGGTTATGGCCGAGATACTGCCTGCCGACAAAGCCAGAGAGATACGGCGTTTGCAGGAGCAAGGCCAGGTAGTGGCCATGGTTGGAGACGGCATCAACGATGCCCCGGCCCTGACTACAGCAGACATCGGGATTGCCATCGGCGCCGGGACGGATGTGGCTATAGAGGCCAGCGACATCACGCTCATCACTGACGACCTGCGGCTGGTGCCCACGGCCATCAAGCTGTCATCCCAGACCATGAAGGTAATCAAACAGAACCTCTTCTGGGCATTTTTCTACAATAGCCTCGGGATCCCCATCGCAGCCGGGATATTGTATCCCTTCTTTGGAATACTCTTGAATCCTGTGTTTGCGGCGGCGGCCATGGCCATGAGCTCGGTCTCCGTAGTGGGGAACTCTCTGCGCCTGAGGAGATTATGGATGCGTTCCTATTTTGGACGCAGATGA
- a CDS encoding pyridoxal phosphate-dependent aminotransferase, with the protein MSVSTRMHDFMTRVSWIRRMFEEGLALKAQYGPDNVYDFSLGNPDLPPPASFRQSLLEAVNNETPNCHSYMPNAGYTEARAAVARHLSSEHGLMFSAQDIIMTCGAAGALNVILKAILNPGDEVIIPAPYFVEYNFYVDNHGGKAVIVRTKEDFSLDLPAIEEAITPRTKAVLINSPNNPTGQVYDRDSIRRLGELLADKTQGRGQTIYLIADEPYRYIVYDGIEAPSVFAAYRESIVATSHSKDLSLPGERIGYIAVHPEGMDRDDLASAMTLANRILGFVNAPALMQRVVAGLQGQTVDVSIYQKRRDMLCEALAGYGYQFLRPKGAFYLFPRAPLPDDTAFVKTLQEENILTVPGSGFGCPGYFRIAFCVPEKTIERALPGFERAMGRYPDK; encoded by the coding sequence ATGTCTGTTTCGACCAGGATGCATGATTTTATGACCAGGGTCTCGTGGATACGCAGGATGTTCGAGGAAGGACTGGCCTTAAAGGCCCAATATGGCCCCGATAATGTCTATGACTTCAGTCTGGGGAATCCGGACCTTCCGCCGCCGGCCTCTTTCCGTCAATCGCTCCTGGAGGCCGTCAATAATGAAACACCCAACTGTCACAGCTACATGCCCAATGCCGGTTACACAGAGGCGCGAGCGGCCGTAGCCCGCCATCTATCATCTGAACACGGCCTGATGTTTTCTGCGCAGGATATAATCATGACCTGCGGCGCGGCGGGGGCTTTGAATGTGATCCTTAAGGCCATACTCAATCCTGGAGATGAAGTTATAATCCCGGCCCCCTACTTCGTCGAATATAATTTCTATGTCGATAACCATGGCGGCAAAGCGGTCATAGTCAGGACGAAAGAGGATTTCTCCCTCGACCTCCCTGCTATCGAGGAAGCGATTACTCCTCGTACTAAAGCGGTACTCATTAATTCGCCTAATAACCCCACGGGCCAGGTCTATGATCGGGATTCCATCCGGAGACTGGGCGAGCTTTTGGCCGATAAGACGCAAGGCCGGGGCCAGACTATTTATCTTATCGCCGACGAACCTTACCGCTACATCGTCTATGACGGCATAGAAGCGCCCAGTGTCTTTGCTGCCTACCGGGAGAGCATTGTCGCTACTTCTCACTCTAAAGACCTTTCCCTCCCCGGAGAACGCATCGGCTATATCGCCGTCCATCCGGAAGGCATGGATAGGGATGACCTCGCCTCCGCCATGACCCTGGCCAACCGCATCTTAGGATTTGTGAATGCGCCGGCCCTGATGCAGCGTGTAGTGGCCGGGCTCCAGGGACAGACCGTGGATGTCTCCATCTATCAAAAGAGGCGGGACATGCTCTGCGAGGCCCTGGCCGGCTATGGTTATCAGTTTCTGAGACCTAAAGGGGCCTTTTATCTCTTCCCCAGAGCCCCCCTGCCTGACGATACAGCATTTGTAAAGACCCTCCAGGAAGAAAATATCCTCACCGTGCCCGGCAGCGGCTTTGGATGCCCGGGATATTTCCGCATCGCCTTCTGTGTGCCTGAAAAGACTATCGAGCGGGCGCTCCCGGGTTTTGAGAGGGCTATGGGACGGTATCCGGATAAGTAG
- a CDS encoding cytochrome c3 family protein: MVGNPAPQATLRIPLQGINISSLSATLALVVFLILSIPVTAIAAVTGPCVNCHTMHNSQGGAAMATYGGETGPNSLLTRGSCIGCHAQGTASKIVTIGGSDIPQIYHTDGSGDLAGGNFKYLDTDDNRGHNVSDFGNPDGTLNSAPGHHSTTEPTTNTLTCAGHNGCHGYRRFNYGSGLSTLKGAHHGNVDGKCDSATTVANSYRFLYNVKGFENMGANKYQNLNATDHNEYFGTTSPGETGCLDCHDMADDMKIKSPNNTISGFCSTCHYNFHKLSGIGGSTTGPFTRHPTDVVLPDDVAKEYKDYTTYSVEAPVGRTTVPDAPSGTVTPGTDVVTCLSCHAAHATNYPDMLRWDYTTMIAGGGSNTTGCFTCHTQKDD, translated from the coding sequence ATGGTAGGTAATCCAGCACCGCAGGCTACTTTAAGAATACCCCTTCAGGGGATAAATATATCGTCACTGTCAGCTACGCTGGCGTTGGTTGTTTTCTTGATATTGTCTATTCCGGTGACTGCTATTGCCGCAGTCACCGGCCCCTGTGTCAACTGCCACACTATGCACAACAGTCAGGGTGGGGCAGCCATGGCTACATATGGGGGTGAAACAGGCCCTAATTCTTTGCTTACTCGCGGAAGCTGTATAGGTTGCCATGCCCAAGGCACCGCTAGCAAGATTGTAACTATAGGTGGTAGCGATATTCCCCAGATTTATCACACGGATGGGTCCGGGGATTTGGCTGGTGGAAATTTTAAGTATCTTGATACAGATGATAACAGGGGGCATAATGTCAGTGATTTCGGCAACCCCGATGGCACCTTGAATAGTGCGCCAGGTCATCATTCTACTACTGAGCCCACAACAAATACACTTACCTGTGCCGGACATAACGGCTGCCATGGTTATCGCAGATTTAACTACGGGAGTGGTTTGTCCACGTTAAAAGGTGCTCATCATGGGAATGTGGATGGCAAGTGCGACTCTGCCACTACTGTAGCAAACTCATACCGGTTCCTATACAATGTTAAGGGCTTTGAAAACATGGGAGCAAATAAGTATCAGAACCTGAATGCCACTGATCATAATGAATATTTTGGCACAACCAGCCCGGGGGAGACCGGGTGCCTTGACTGTCATGACATGGCCGATGACATGAAAATAAAGTCTCCTAATAACACAATAAGCGGTTTTTGCTCTACCTGCCATTACAATTTTCATAAGTTAAGCGGGATAGGGGGTAGCACCACGGGGCCCTTCACGAGACATCCAACTGATGTTGTTTTACCTGACGATGTTGCTAAAGAATACAAGGACTATACAACTTACAGTGTAGAAGCCCCAGTTGGCAGGACAACAGTCCCTGATGCACCAAGTGGTACCGTCACGCCGGGAACAGATGTTGTCACCTGTCTTTCCTGCCACGCCGCCCATGCCACGAATTACCCTGACATGCTAAGGTGGGACTACACAACTATGATTGCAGGCGGGGGATCTAATACTACCGGATGCTTCACCTGCCACACGCAGAAGGACGACTGA
- a CDS encoding HEAT repeat domain-containing protein — translation MDTTKQKGRDLKRRLMELLASTDINPALVELCRLPARQVINPLFSFLSATDPAVRWHAVTAMGVVVARMAARDMEGARVIMRRLMWSLNDESGGIGWGAPEAMAEIMARHDGPAREYAHMLVSYVRPDGNFLEHELLQRGAVWALGRLAQARPDLIQDCIPHLLPYLESKDDTVRGLAVWTMGLLRAETARPLLEGLLADNAEIALYLDDELTVRRVSDLAEQALSALGAQY, via the coding sequence GTGGATACTACAAAACAAAAAGGCAGAGATCTCAAGCGTCGGCTTATGGAACTCCTCGCCTCTACCGATATTAACCCGGCGCTTGTTGAACTCTGCCGGTTGCCGGCCCGCCAGGTGATAAACCCTCTCTTTTCCTTCCTGTCCGCCACTGACCCGGCCGTGAGATGGCACGCCGTTACAGCCATGGGGGTGGTTGTAGCCCGCATGGCCGCAAGAGATATGGAAGGGGCCCGCGTCATAATGCGGCGTCTAATGTGGAGTTTGAACGACGAATCCGGGGGCATCGGATGGGGCGCACCCGAGGCCATGGCCGAGATTATGGCCCGCCACGACGGTCCGGCCAGGGAATATGCCCATATGCTGGTATCCTATGTCAGGCCGGACGGAAATTTCCTGGAGCATGAATTACTGCAACGCGGCGCCGTCTGGGCGTTAGGGAGGCTGGCCCAGGCAAGGCCGGACTTGATACAGGATTGCATCCCCCACCTCCTGCCTTACCTGGAATCCAAAGATGACACGGTCAGGGGACTGGCCGTATGGACTATGGGTCTGCTTCGGGCGGAAACGGCCCGCCCACTGCTCGAAGGTCTTCTGGCAGATAATGCCGAAATCGCTCTTTATCTGGATGATGAGCTTACCGTCCGCCGGGTAAGCGACCTGGCCGAACAGGCCTTGTCAGCTCTTGGCGCGCAGTATTGA
- a CDS encoding TlpA disulfide reductase family protein — MIKKILIYLGIFVVFFPIFDHPARAASAPSIRDDTPAAIKLPVPQRPHERSYLGLSGTGHFKISQIKAPVVIVEVFSMYCPHCQKNAPEVNKLYRIIEDNPYVKDKIKLIGIGAGNSSYEVEIFRKKYDISFPLFADIDYSVHKALGEVRTPYFIGIKNNKDGTYKVFYSNLGGVEKADEFLEMMLKLSGLQQED, encoded by the coding sequence ATGATAAAAAAGATCTTGATATACCTGGGAATCTTTGTTGTCTTTTTTCCAATATTCGATCATCCGGCGCGAGCGGCCAGTGCCCCGTCGATAAGAGACGATACCCCGGCAGCGATCAAACTCCCGGTACCGCAACGCCCTCACGAAAGGAGTTATTTGGGACTTTCCGGGACAGGGCATTTCAAGATATCACAAATCAAGGCCCCGGTTGTAATTGTTGAAGTCTTCAGCATGTATTGCCCCCACTGTCAAAAAAATGCCCCCGAAGTAAATAAACTATATCGGATTATTGAAGATAATCCATATGTTAAAGACAAGATCAAATTAATTGGCATCGGGGCAGGGAATTCTTCTTACGAAGTCGAAATATTCAGAAAAAAATATGACATATCCTTTCCCCTTTTCGCAGATATTGATTATTCTGTCCACAAGGCCCTGGGTGAAGTCAGAACTCCTTATTTCATTGGGATCAAAAACAATAAAGACGGCACGTACAAGGTCTTCTATTCTAACCTTGGCGGGGTTGAAAAGGCCGACGAATTCCTGGAGATGATGCTTAAATTATCCGGCTTGCAGCAGGAGGATTAA
- a CDS encoding cation transporter, which translates to MTTIKIKGMSCDHCVRAVSKVLNSIEGIKNVKVDLAKGEATFIEEKPVDVSMIKEQIKKAGYEVG; encoded by the coding sequence ATGACCACGATCAAGATAAAAGGCATGTCCTGCGATCACTGTGTAAGAGCTGTATCCAAGGTATTGAACAGCATCGAAGGCATTAAGAATGTCAAAGTCGATCTGGCTAAGGGTGAAGCTACTTTTATTGAAGAGAAACCAGTCGACGTAAGCATGATCAAAGAGCAGATAAAAAAAGCAGGGTACGAGGTTGGCTGA
- the hemW gene encoding radical SAM family heme chaperone HemW gives MSDSKNPGLYIHVPFCRTKCPYCDFYSVTSLSLVSEWMYGLRREALIYKDRFTAFDSLYLGGGTPTLLAGHELATLMDGLFRYFTFSPDTEITIEANPDDVTLEKLTLLRDLGVNRISLGAQSFDDRELQYLGRRHTARQTDKALEWIRVSGFTNAGVDLMYGFAGQTEADWMQTMKHALAFEPEHLSCYQMTPEEGTPFGKMLAEGRIKPLEEEKERDFFLLTSRFLEEHGYLHYEISNFARSEEFFSRHNQKYWQHVPYLGLGPSAHSFQDGVRWWDYRSIRKYCRALAEGKPPVDGTETLSTEQLRLEALYLGFRTRDGVSMEILHNSSPQADRILSRLQESGLVRVLQNRALPTREGFAVADRLPLLFSE, from the coding sequence ATGAGTGACAGCAAAAACCCTGGTCTTTATATACACGTCCCTTTTTGCCGGACAAAGTGTCCCTATTGCGATTTTTATTCGGTGACCTCCCTTTCTCTTGTCTCTGAATGGATGTATGGGTTGCGCAGAGAGGCCCTTATCTATAAAGACCGCTTTACCGCCTTCGATTCCCTCTATCTGGGAGGCGGCACCCCGACCTTGCTCGCCGGGCATGAACTCGCCACCTTGATGGATGGCCTTTTCCGGTATTTTACCTTCTCACCCGATACAGAGATAACCATAGAGGCCAATCCTGACGACGTCACCCTGGAAAAGCTGACGCTCCTGCGGGATCTGGGAGTAAACCGCATCAGCCTCGGTGCCCAGTCTTTCGATGACCGGGAGCTTCAATACCTGGGCCGGAGACACACTGCCCGGCAGACGGACAAGGCGCTGGAGTGGATCAGGGTCTCCGGCTTTACCAATGCAGGGGTGGACCTGATGTATGGATTTGCCGGCCAGACTGAGGCAGACTGGATGCAGACCATGAAACACGCCCTTGCTTTTGAACCGGAACACCTCTCCTGCTATCAGATGACGCCCGAAGAGGGGACACCTTTTGGCAAAATGCTGGCAGAGGGCCGGATCAAACCCCTGGAAGAAGAGAAAGAAAGGGATTTCTTCCTTCTTACCTCCAGGTTCCTTGAGGAGCACGGATACCTACATTACGAAATCTCTAATTTTGCGAGGAGTGAGGAATTCTTTTCCCGCCACAACCAGAAATACTGGCAGCACGTCCCCTATCTGGGGCTTGGCCCTTCTGCCCATTCATTCCAGGACGGCGTCCGCTGGTGGGATTACAGGTCCATCCGCAAGTATTGCCGGGCGCTCGCAGAAGGAAAGCCACCGGTTGATGGGACTGAGACACTTTCTACGGAACAGCTCAGACTGGAGGCGCTTTACCTGGGCTTCCGAACCAGGGACGGGGTGTCTATGGAAATCCTCCACAATAGCAGCCCTCAAGCAGACCGGATTTTGTCCCGGCTGCAAGAATCAGGATTGGTAAGGGTCCTACAAAACCGGGCCTTACCTACCCGTGAAGGATTTGCGGTAGCAGACCGCCTCCCGCTTTTATTTTCAGAATGA
- a CDS encoding YaiI/YqxD family protein — translation MRLYVDADACPRAIKEILYRAVARVKVPLIMVSNLNLQVPAASNISGINVPGGPDAADDKIAELVEAGDLVVTADIPLADRVVSKGAVALDPRGDFYTEETIKHRLAVRNLMDQLRSQGANTGGPATFNLKDRQAFANQLDKFFAKGRANGDVL, via the coding sequence ATGCGCTTATATGTCGACGCGGATGCCTGTCCCAGAGCCATTAAGGAAATACTCTACCGGGCGGTTGCCAGGGTCAAGGTTCCGCTGATTATGGTTTCCAATCTGAATCTGCAGGTTCCGGCCGCTTCCAATATCAGCGGCATCAACGTGCCCGGCGGCCCGGATGCCGCGGATGATAAGATTGCCGAGCTGGTGGAAGCGGGCGATCTCGTGGTGACCGCCGATATTCCGCTGGCCGACCGGGTGGTCAGCAAGGGCGCCGTGGCCCTGGATCCGAGAGGCGACTTCTATACCGAGGAAACGATCAAACACCGCCTTGCGGTGCGGAATCTCATGGATCAGTTGCGCAGCCAAGGCGCCAACACGGGTGGCCCCGCCACGTTTAACCTCAAAGACCGGCAGGCTTTCGCCAATCAATTGGATAAATTTTTTGCAAAAGGACGCGCGAATGGGGATGTCCTTTAG
- a CDS encoding rubredoxin, whose translation MDKYECTVCGYVYDPDIGDPDNGIAPGTRFEDLPDDWTCPVCGAAKDQFKKQ comes from the coding sequence ATGGATAAGTATGAATGCACAGTCTGCGGCTATGTGTATGACCCGGACATCGGAGACCCGGATAACGGAATAGCGCCCGGCACCCGGTTTGAAGACCTCCCCGATGACTGGACCTGCCCGGTCTGCGGGGCTGCAAAGGACCAGTTTAAAAAACAGTAG